A window of the Yersinia rochesterensis genome harbors these coding sequences:
- the rpmA gene encoding 50S ribosomal protein L27: MAHKKAGGSTRNGRDSESKRLGVKRFGGEAVLAGSIIVRQRGTKFHAGINVGCGKDHTLFALADGKVKFEVKGPKNRKFISIEAE, from the coding sequence ATGGCACATAAAAAGGCTGGTGGCTCGACTCGTAACGGTCGTGACTCCGAAAGTAAACGTCTTGGCGTAAAACGTTTTGGCGGCGAAGCAGTTCTGGCAGGCAGCATCATCGTTCGTCAGCGTGGCACTAAGTTCCATGCAGGCATCAACGTTGGTTGCGGCAAAGACCATACTCTGTTTGCTTTGGCTGACGGTAAAGTCAAGTTCGAAGTTAAAGGCCCGAAAAACCGTAAATTTATCAGCATCGAAGCTGAATAA
- the ispB gene encoding octaprenyl diphosphate synthase encodes MNLEKIIDLTAPDMAAVNTTILDQLNSDVVLINQLGHYIISGGGKRIRPMIAVLVARALGYQGTKHITVAALIEFIHTATLLHDDVVDESDMRRGKATANAAFGNAASVLVGDYIYTRSFQMMTSLESLRVLTLMSAATNVIAEGEVLQLMNCNNPDITEENYMQVIYSKTARLFEAASQSAAILSDATQEQELALQNYGRYLGTAFQLIDDLLDYSSDGTTLGKNTGDDLNEGKPTLPLLHAMRNGTPEHAAMIRQAIEEGNGRHLLEPVLLAMQQCGSLDYTRQRAEEEADKAIAALQVLPESEYRLALEGLAHISVQRSF; translated from the coding sequence ATGAACCTAGAAAAGATTATCGACTTAACCGCGCCAGATATGGCGGCTGTAAACACAACTATTCTCGACCAATTGAACTCTGATGTTGTTCTCATCAATCAATTGGGCCATTACATTATCAGTGGTGGCGGCAAACGCATTCGCCCCATGATCGCTGTCTTGGTGGCTCGAGCGCTTGGCTATCAAGGGACGAAACATATCACGGTCGCAGCATTGATTGAATTTATTCATACGGCCACTCTGCTGCATGATGATGTCGTCGATGAATCTGATATGCGCCGAGGTAAGGCTACAGCAAATGCCGCCTTTGGTAATGCTGCCAGCGTATTGGTGGGCGATTATATCTATACGCGCTCATTCCAGATGATGACCAGCCTTGAATCACTGCGGGTGCTAACATTGATGTCAGCAGCCACGAACGTGATTGCTGAGGGTGAGGTTTTGCAGTTAATGAACTGCAACAATCCTGACATCACTGAAGAAAACTATATGCAGGTCATCTATAGCAAGACAGCGCGCTTATTCGAAGCGGCTTCACAGTCTGCGGCTATATTGTCTGATGCCACGCAAGAGCAAGAACTCGCATTACAGAATTATGGCCGCTATCTGGGCACCGCTTTTCAACTTATCGACGACTTGCTGGATTACAGCTCCGATGGCACCACTTTGGGTAAAAATACCGGTGATGACCTCAATGAAGGCAAGCCGACACTTCCCTTACTGCATGCCATGCGTAATGGGACGCCGGAACATGCCGCAATGATTCGGCAAGCCATTGAAGAAGGGAATGGCCGCCATTTACTCGAACCGGTATTGCTTGCCATGCAACAGTGCGGATCACTGGACTACACCCGCCAGCGTGCTGAAGAAGAAGCCGATAAAGCCATTGCTGCCTTGCAGGTTCTCCCTGAAAGCGAATATCGACTGGCACTGGAAGGATTAGCTCATATTTCTGTACAACGCTCATTTTAA
- the ftsH gene encoding ATP-dependent zinc metalloprotease FtsH, which translates to MAKNLILWLVIAVVLMSVFQSFGPSESNGRRVDYSTFMSDVTQDQVREARINGREINVSKKDNSKYTTFIPVNDPKLLDVLLTKNVKVVGEPPEEPSLLASIFISWFPMLLLIGVWIFFMRQMQGGGGKGAMSFGKSKARMLTEDQIKTSFADVAGCDEAKEEVSELVEYLREPSRFQKLGGKIPKGVLMVGPPGTGKTLLAKAIAGEAKVPFFTISGSDFVEMFVGVGASRVRDMFEQAKKAAPCIIFIDEIDAVGRQRGAGLGGGHDEREQTLNQMLVEMDGFEGNEGIIVIAATNRPDVLDPALLRPGRFDRQVVVGLPDVRGREQILKVHMRRVPLDTDIDASVIARGTPGFSGADLANLVNEAALFAARGNKRVVSMSEFEKAKDKIMMGAERRSMVMTEAQKESTAYHEAGHAIIGRLVPEHDPVHKVTIIPRGRALGVTFFLPEGDAISASRQKLESQISTLYGGRLAEEIIYGPEKVSTGASNDIKVATSIARNMVTQWGFSEKLGPLLYAEEEGEVFLGRSVAKAKHMSDETARIIDQEVKLLVERNYQRARTLLMENMDVLHTMKDALMKYETIDAPQIDDLMNRKEVRPPAGWDDVNKTKSSDNDSTPKAPTPVDEPHTPTPGNTMSEQLGDK; encoded by the coding sequence ATGGCGAAAAACCTAATACTCTGGTTAGTTATTGCAGTCGTATTGATGTCTGTATTCCAGAGCTTTGGACCCAGCGAATCGAATGGTCGTAGAGTGGATTACTCTACTTTCATGTCCGACGTAACCCAAGATCAGGTTCGTGAAGCACGTATCAATGGACGTGAAATTAACGTCAGTAAGAAAGATAACAGCAAATATACGACTTTCATTCCGGTCAACGATCCAAAGCTGTTAGATGTCTTATTGACTAAAAATGTGAAAGTTGTTGGTGAGCCACCGGAAGAACCGAGCTTGCTGGCTTCTATCTTTATTTCTTGGTTCCCAATGCTGTTGCTGATTGGGGTCTGGATCTTCTTTATGCGTCAAATGCAGGGCGGCGGCGGCAAAGGGGCAATGTCCTTTGGCAAGAGCAAAGCCCGAATGCTGACGGAAGATCAGATAAAAACTTCTTTTGCTGATGTCGCCGGTTGTGACGAAGCAAAAGAAGAAGTCAGTGAATTGGTTGAATATCTACGCGAGCCAAGCCGTTTCCAGAAATTGGGCGGTAAAATTCCGAAAGGCGTATTGATGGTCGGCCCTCCGGGGACGGGTAAAACCTTGCTGGCGAAAGCCATTGCAGGTGAAGCTAAAGTGCCATTCTTCACCATTTCGGGTTCTGACTTCGTAGAAATGTTTGTTGGTGTGGGTGCATCCCGTGTCCGTGACATGTTTGAACAGGCTAAGAAAGCCGCGCCTTGTATCATCTTTATTGATGAAATTGATGCGGTAGGCCGTCAGCGTGGCGCAGGTCTGGGCGGCGGTCATGACGAACGTGAACAGACTCTGAACCAAATGCTGGTGGAGATGGATGGCTTTGAAGGTAATGAAGGCATCATCGTCATCGCGGCAACTAACCGTCCAGACGTTCTTGACCCGGCGTTACTGCGTCCAGGCCGTTTTGACCGTCAGGTTGTGGTGGGTTTACCGGATGTTCGTGGTCGTGAACAGATTTTGAAAGTTCACATGCGCCGCGTGCCATTAGATACCGATATTGATGCTTCCGTCATCGCTCGTGGTACACCAGGCTTCTCTGGTGCTGACTTGGCTAACCTGGTCAACGAAGCCGCACTGTTTGCCGCTCGCGGTAACAAACGTGTTGTTTCAATGTCTGAGTTTGAGAAAGCGAAAGACAAAATTATGATGGGTGCGGAACGTCGCTCCATGGTAATGACAGAAGCGCAGAAAGAATCGACGGCATATCATGAAGCAGGGCATGCGATTATCGGTCGCCTGGTACCTGAGCATGACCCAGTACATAAAGTGACCATTATCCCGCGTGGTCGTGCATTGGGTGTGACATTCTTCCTACCGGAAGGTGATGCAATCAGTGCCAGCCGTCAGAAACTGGAAAGCCAGATCTCGACTTTGTATGGTGGTCGTCTTGCTGAAGAAATCATTTATGGCCCGGAAAAAGTTTCTACCGGTGCATCGAATGATATCAAAGTCGCTACGTCTATCGCACGCAACATGGTGACACAGTGGGGCTTCTCCGAGAAACTGGGGCCGTTGCTGTATGCTGAAGAAGAGGGCGAAGTGTTCCTTGGCCGTTCTGTTGCGAAAGCCAAGCATATGTCCGATGAAACAGCGCGTATTATTGATCAGGAAGTTAAATTACTTGTCGAGCGTAACTATCAGCGCGCGCGTACTTTGCTGATGGAAAACATGGATGTTCTGCATACCATGAAAGACGCTTTGATGAAGTATGAAACTATTGATGCTCCACAGATTGATGACTTGATGAATCGCAAAGAAGTCCGCCCGCCAGCGGGGTGGGATGATGTAAACAAGACTAAATCATCTGACAACGATAGTACGCCAAAGGCACCAACACCGGTTGATGAGCCACATACACCAACGCCGGGCAATACTATGTCAGAGCAGTTGGGCGATAAGTAA
- the pmrA gene encoding two-component system response regulator PmrA — MKLLIVEDDELLQRGIAMALTNAGYPCDCAGTAAEAHSLLLTSQYSMVILDLGLPDQDGAVLLRQWRREHVTLPVLILTARDALEDRVDGLDAGADDYLIKPFALAELLARVRALIRRYQGQSDNLVQQDDLSLNLSTQQVCLQGQQLEVTPKEFAILSRLIMRAGQTVNRELLQQDLYTWNDDLGSNTLEVHIHNLRRKLGKDRIRTVRGIGYRLEAL; from the coding sequence ATGAAACTACTGATTGTTGAAGATGACGAACTGTTACAACGAGGGATCGCCATGGCGCTGACTAACGCGGGCTATCCCTGTGACTGCGCGGGTACCGCCGCAGAGGCGCACAGTTTGTTGCTCACCAGCCAGTACAGCATGGTGATTCTTGACCTCGGTTTACCGGATCAAGATGGTGCCGTATTGCTTCGTCAATGGCGGCGCGAGCATGTCACGCTGCCGGTGCTTATCCTGACAGCGCGCGATGCACTTGAGGATAGAGTTGACGGGCTGGATGCCGGTGCTGACGATTACTTAATAAAACCTTTCGCCCTCGCAGAATTGCTGGCCCGTGTTCGAGCGCTGATCCGCCGCTATCAAGGGCAAAGTGACAATCTGGTCCAGCAAGATGACCTGAGTCTTAATCTGTCTACCCAGCAAGTGTGTTTGCAGGGCCAACAGTTGGAAGTCACGCCCAAAGAATTTGCGATTCTCTCGCGTTTAATTATGCGGGCTGGCCAAACTGTCAATCGTGAATTGTTGCAGCAAGACCTGTATACCTGGAATGACGATCTCGGCTCCAATACGCTGGAAGTACATATTCACAATCTGCGGCGTAAATTGGGTAAAGACAGGATCCGGACAGTCCGGGGCATTGGCTATCGACTGGAAGCACTATGA
- the cgtA gene encoding Obg family GTPase CgtA: MKFVDEATILVVAGDGGNGCVSFRREKYIPNGGPDGGDGGDGGDIYLLADENLNTLIDYHFVKSFRAERGQNGQSRDCTGKRGKDITIKVPVGTRVLDQGTGEIVADMTRHGQRQMVAKGGFHGLGNARFKSSVNRAPRQKTMGTEGETRDLTLELLLLADVGMLGLPNAGKSTFIRAVSAAKPKVADYPFTTLIPSLGVVRMDYEQSFVVADIPGLIEGASEGAGLGIRFLKHLERCRVLLHLVDLAPIDESDPVQNAKVIINELQQYSENLAKKPRWLVFNKIDLLDPEEAEARAKAIVEALGWEDKYYMISAANRDNVNALCWDVMNFINSQPKEMAIAESAPEKVEFMWDDYHREQLAEVEAEAEDEDDDWDEEDDDGIEFIYER, encoded by the coding sequence ATGAAGTTTGTTGATGAAGCTACGATTTTGGTTGTAGCCGGTGACGGTGGTAACGGTTGTGTCAGTTTCCGTCGCGAAAAATATATCCCTAATGGTGGCCCTGATGGTGGCGACGGTGGCGACGGTGGCGATATTTACCTGCTGGCTGATGAAAACCTCAACACACTGATTGATTACCATTTTGTGAAATCTTTCCGTGCTGAACGTGGGCAGAATGGTCAGAGCCGCGACTGTACCGGTAAACGGGGTAAAGACATCACCATTAAAGTCCCGGTGGGTACCCGCGTATTGGATCAGGGAACAGGTGAGATTGTCGCTGATATGACCCGTCATGGTCAGCGTCAGATGGTCGCAAAAGGCGGTTTCCACGGATTAGGTAATGCCCGCTTCAAATCCTCAGTTAACCGTGCCCCGCGCCAGAAGACTATGGGTACTGAAGGCGAGACCCGTGACCTGACGTTAGAGCTGCTGCTGCTGGCTGATGTTGGGATGCTGGGGTTACCTAATGCCGGTAAATCAACCTTTATCCGCGCGGTTTCTGCTGCTAAACCAAAAGTTGCTGATTATCCATTTACCACTCTAATCCCAAGCTTGGGTGTGGTGCGTATGGATTACGAGCAAAGCTTTGTGGTTGCCGATATTCCTGGTCTGATTGAAGGCGCTTCAGAAGGTGCTGGCCTGGGTATCCGTTTCCTAAAACATTTGGAACGTTGCCGCGTGCTACTGCACTTAGTCGATTTGGCCCCCATTGATGAATCTGATCCGGTTCAAAATGCCAAAGTCATTATTAATGAGTTGCAGCAATACAGTGAAAATCTGGCTAAGAAGCCACGCTGGCTTGTTTTCAATAAGATTGACCTGCTAGACCCAGAAGAAGCTGAAGCACGCGCTAAGGCCATTGTAGAAGCTCTGGGATGGGAAGATAAGTATTATATGATCTCGGCTGCAAATCGCGACAACGTGAATGCGCTGTGCTGGGATGTAATGAACTTCATTAACTCGCAACCCAAAGAGATGGCTATTGCTGAAAGCGCGCCAGAAAAAGTTGAATTCATGTGGGATGACTATCACCGTGAGCAACTGGCTGAAGTGGAAGCTGAAGCAGAAGATGAAGACGATGATTGGGATGAAGAAGACGATGACGGCATAGAGTTTATCTACGAACGCTAA
- the rlmE gene encoding 23S rRNA (uridine(2552)-2'-O)-methyltransferase RlmE, which translates to MSNKKRSGSSSRWLQEHFSDKYVIQAQKKGLRSRAWFKLDEIQQNDKLFKPGMTVVDLGAAPGGWSQYVVTQIGGKGRVIACDLLPMDPIVGVDFLQGDFRDELVLKALLERVGDKKVQVVMSDMAPNMSGTPAVDIPKSMYLVELALEMCRDVLAPGGSFLVKVFQGDGFDEYLREIRSLFTKVKIRKPDASRARSREVYIVATGRKL; encoded by the coding sequence ATGTCTAATAAAAAGCGTTCAGGTAGCTCGAGTCGCTGGTTACAAGAACACTTTAGCGATAAATATGTCATTCAGGCACAGAAAAAGGGGCTTCGCTCCCGTGCCTGGTTTAAACTTGATGAAATACAACAAAACGATAAACTTTTTAAACCCGGTATGACAGTCGTCGATTTAGGCGCTGCACCCGGAGGTTGGTCTCAATATGTTGTAACCCAGATCGGCGGTAAAGGGCGAGTCATCGCATGTGATCTTCTACCAATGGATCCTATCGTTGGTGTCGATTTCCTTCAGGGCGATTTTCGTGATGAACTGGTTCTGAAAGCTTTACTTGAGCGCGTTGGGGATAAAAAAGTTCAGGTGGTCATGTCTGATATGGCCCCGAATATGAGTGGTACTCCGGCAGTTGATATACCTAAATCAATGTATCTGGTTGAATTAGCTTTGGAAATGTGTCGTGATGTACTTGCACCAGGCGGAAGTTTCTTGGTGAAAGTGTTCCAGGGAGATGGCTTTGATGAATACCTACGGGAAATTCGCTCCCTGTTTACGAAAGTTAAGATTCGTAAGCCAGACGCTTCTCGTGCGCGATCACGTGAAGTGTACATTGTAGCGACAGGGCGGAAACTGTAG
- the greA gene encoding transcription elongation factor GreA, translating to MKQIPMTVNGAEKLREELDFLKGVRRPKIIADIATAREHGDLKENAEYHAAREQQGFCEGRIQEIEAKLSNAQVIDITKMPNNGRVIFGSTVRVLNVVSEEEQQYRIVGDDEADFKQNLISVNSPIARGLIGKEVDDVVVIRTPGGEVEYEILTVDYV from the coding sequence ATGAAACAGATTCCGATGACGGTAAATGGCGCAGAAAAATTGCGCGAAGAGCTGGATTTTTTGAAAGGCGTTCGTCGCCCTAAAATTATTGCTGATATCGCTACTGCCCGTGAACATGGCGACTTAAAAGAAAATGCGGAATACCACGCAGCCCGCGAGCAGCAAGGGTTCTGTGAGGGCCGCATTCAAGAAATAGAAGCAAAGCTCTCTAATGCGCAGGTGATTGATATCACCAAAATGCCAAATAATGGCCGCGTTATTTTTGGTTCCACTGTGCGTGTATTAAATGTGGTTTCTGAAGAAGAGCAGCAATACCGGATTGTGGGTGATGACGAAGCTGATTTTAAACAAAATCTTATTTCCGTTAACTCACCTATTGCTCGTGGCCTGATTGGTAAAGAAGTCGATGACGTAGTTGTTATCCGTACTCCAGGTGGCGAAGTAGAATATGAAATTCTTACCGTAGATTATGTGTAA
- the dacB gene encoding serine-type D-Ala-D-Ala carboxypeptidase: protein MHFSRIVSGLACAIAINISISNANAAQVENYTQYLPDGANLALVVQKIGATTPVIDYHAQQMALPASTQKVLTALAALLQLGPDFRFNTTLESHATITDGVLRGNLIARFDGDPTLTRQQLRNMVTTLRKAGVKQIAGDLIIDTSVFASHDKAPGWPWNDMTQCFSAPPAAAIVDRNCFSVSLYSAPNPGDMAFIRVASYYPVQMFSEVRTLAKGSPDAQYCELDVVPGELNRFTLTGCLTQRSEPLPLAFAVQNGASYAGAILKDELKKADIQIDGSLRRQTTPNPAGTLLAQAQSAPLHDLLKIMLKKSDNMIADTVFRTIGHQRFGVPGTWRAGADAVRQVLRQKAGVDLGNSIVVDGSGLSRHNLISPATMMQTLQYIAQHDQELNFISMLPLSGYDGTLRYRGGLHEAGVDGKVSAKTGALQGVYNLAGFITTASGQRMAFVQFLSGYAVPPEDQKNRRAPLVRFESRLYKDIYQNN from the coding sequence ATGCATTTTTCACGAATTGTCAGTGGATTGGCCTGTGCTATTGCAATCAATATCAGCATATCTAATGCCAATGCGGCTCAAGTTGAGAATTACACACAATATCTGCCTGATGGGGCAAATCTTGCGTTAGTCGTGCAAAAAATCGGGGCCACAACCCCGGTAATAGACTATCACGCTCAGCAAATGGCATTACCTGCCAGTACGCAAAAGGTCCTGACTGCGCTGGCGGCATTGTTGCAACTTGGCCCAGATTTTCGCTTTAATACCACATTAGAAAGCCACGCCACAATCACGGATGGTGTATTACGTGGCAATTTAATTGCTCGTTTTGACGGTGATCCCACCTTAACACGCCAACAGTTGCGTAATATGGTGACGACACTCAGAAAAGCGGGTGTAAAACAAATCGCCGGTGATTTGATTATCGATACGTCGGTTTTTGCCAGCCATGACAAAGCCCCTGGTTGGCCGTGGAACGACATGACGCAATGCTTTAGCGCCCCGCCAGCTGCGGCGATTGTCGACCGGAACTGTTTTTCAGTCTCCCTCTATAGCGCCCCGAACCCCGGCGACATGGCGTTTATCCGAGTCGCATCTTATTACCCGGTGCAGATGTTCAGTGAAGTCCGCACCTTAGCTAAAGGTTCGCCTGATGCACAATATTGCGAATTAGATGTGGTGCCCGGTGAGTTAAACCGGTTCACACTGACGGGCTGCCTGACACAACGCAGTGAGCCGCTGCCCTTGGCCTTCGCAGTACAAAATGGTGCCAGCTATGCCGGGGCTATTTTGAAGGATGAATTGAAGAAAGCTGATATCCAAATTGATGGCAGTTTGCGCCGTCAAACTACGCCAAATCCAGCAGGCACCCTGTTAGCTCAAGCGCAATCAGCGCCGCTACATGACTTATTGAAAATCATGTTGAAAAAGTCTGACAACATGATTGCGGACACGGTATTTAGAACTATTGGTCATCAGCGGTTTGGGGTGCCAGGTACATGGCGCGCTGGCGCTGATGCTGTACGCCAAGTATTGCGCCAAAAAGCGGGGGTAGACCTCGGAAATAGTATTGTCGTGGATGGGTCTGGCTTATCACGGCATAACCTTATTTCACCGGCAACCATGATGCAGACGTTGCAATATATTGCTCAACACGATCAAGAGCTTAACTTTATCTCAATGCTGCCATTATCAGGCTACGACGGCACATTACGTTATCGTGGTGGGCTACACGAAGCCGGGGTTGACGGCAAGGTTTCAGCGAAAACAGGTGCTTTGCAAGGCGTGTACAATCTGGCCGGATTTATAACTACCGCCAGTGGGCAGCGTATGGCCTTTGTACAATTTTTATCTGGCTACGCGGTACCACCTGAAGACCAAAAAAATCGTCGGGCACCATTAGTTCGTTTCGAAAGTCGCCTGTATAAAGATATTTATCAGAATAACTAA
- the rplU gene encoding 50S ribosomal protein L21, with protein sequence MYAVFQSGGKQHRVSEGQTIRLEKLDIATGETVEFDQVLMIANGEEISIGAPLVDGGKIKAEVVAHGRGEKIKIVKFRRRKHYRKQQGHRQWFTDVKITGISA encoded by the coding sequence ATGTACGCGGTTTTCCAAAGTGGTGGTAAACAACACCGAGTAAGCGAAGGTCAGACCATTCGCCTGGAAAAGCTGGACATCGCAACTGGTGAAACTGTTGAGTTTGACCAAGTTCTGATGATTGCTAACGGTGAAGAAATCAGTATCGGCGCTCCTTTAGTCGATGGTGGCAAGATCAAGGCTGAAGTAGTTGCTCACGGTCGTGGCGAGAAGATTAAGATTGTTAAATTCCGTCGTCGTAAGCATTACCGTAAGCAGCAAGGTCATCGTCAGTGGTTCACTGATGTCAAAATCACCGGCATCAGCGCTTAA
- the yhbY gene encoding ribosome assembly RNA-binding protein YhbY, with protein MNLNNKQKQHLKSLAHPLKPVVMLGNNGLTEGVLAEIEQTLEHHELIKVKITAEERETKALIADAIVRETGAVNVQIIGNILVLYRPAKERKIILPR; from the coding sequence ATGAATCTGAATAACAAACAAAAACAGCACCTGAAAAGCTTGGCCCATCCATTAAAGCCAGTAGTCATGTTAGGCAATAACGGATTAACCGAAGGGGTGCTGGCTGAAATCGAACAAACGCTGGAACATCATGAACTTATTAAGGTGAAGATCACTGCTGAAGAGCGTGAAACCAAAGCCCTAATTGCTGATGCCATCGTGCGTGAGACCGGTGCCGTTAACGTCCAAATCATCGGTAATATTTTAGTGCTCTATCGTCCAGCAAAAGAGCGCAAAATTATTTTACCGCGTTAA
- the pmrB gene encoding two-component system sensor histidine kinase PmrB codes for MISMRRRLILMLALILLITQLISAFWLWHESQEQISFLVDETLSAKVRNERVDTEIAEAIASLLAPSLIMMAITLLLSLWAISWIIRPLDQLQQKLAERSADNLTPVIVNSDMQEIVSVTSTLNQLLSRLSNTIQQERLFTADAAHELRTPLAGIRLHLELMEQQGIAESKPLISRIDLLIHTIEQLLMLSRAGQNFASGLYQTLDWIENVVQPLKEELEEMCAQRQQTLLWALPPDAQTQGDATLLRLMLRNLVENAHRYSPVGSQISVKLATEAQGNLLQIIDEGPGIKQEQAGELTQAFRRMDQRYGGSGLGLNIVIRIAQLHQGRLTLENRTDRSGLKAQCWIPTTTHS; via the coding sequence ATGATCAGTATGCGACGCCGTCTCATTTTAATGCTGGCGTTAATATTACTGATTACTCAGTTGATCAGCGCGTTTTGGTTATGGCATGAAAGCCAAGAGCAAATCAGCTTTCTGGTCGATGAAACCCTAAGTGCCAAAGTGCGCAATGAGCGGGTTGATACCGAAATCGCCGAAGCCATTGCCTCACTACTTGCGCCGTCGCTCATCATGATGGCTATCACCCTGCTGCTCTCTTTATGGGCAATCAGTTGGATTATTCGGCCACTGGACCAATTACAGCAGAAGCTAGCCGAGCGTTCCGCCGATAATCTGACGCCCGTCATTGTTAACAGTGACATGCAAGAAATTGTCTCGGTCACTTCGACCCTTAATCAGCTGCTATCCCGGCTCTCCAATACTATTCAACAGGAGCGCTTGTTCACCGCCGATGCTGCGCACGAGCTGCGCACTCCGCTTGCCGGCATTCGGCTGCATCTTGAATTGATGGAACAGCAAGGTATTGCTGAAAGCAAACCGCTTATCAGCCGGATTGATTTATTAATACATACCATTGAGCAATTATTGATGCTGTCGAGGGCTGGGCAAAACTTTGCCAGCGGCCTTTATCAGACTCTCGATTGGATAGAAAACGTGGTGCAACCACTGAAAGAAGAGCTGGAGGAAATGTGTGCTCAGCGCCAGCAAACTCTACTGTGGGCACTTCCCCCTGATGCTCAGACTCAGGGCGATGCTACATTACTACGTTTGATGCTGCGTAATTTGGTGGAGAATGCACATCGTTACAGCCCGGTAGGCAGCCAAATATCCGTCAAACTCGCGACCGAAGCTCAGGGCAACCTGTTGCAAATCATAGATGAAGGGCCGGGAATAAAGCAGGAACAAGCCGGTGAACTGACTCAGGCGTTTCGCCGTATGGATCAGCGTTATGGCGGCAGCGGCTTAGGGTTGAATATTGTGATCCGAATTGCCCAACTGCACCAAGGCCGTCTAACGCTGGAGAATCGCACTGATCGCTCCGGGTTAAAAGCGCAATGTTGGATACCGACGACCACCCATAGCTAA
- a CDS encoding DMT family transporter — protein MDTKQQAGLGIFLALTTAVFWGALPIAMKQVLEVMEPYTIVWYRFMMAAIGLGIILASRRQLPSLKLFRQRRWLVLLIIATCGLLGNFIFFSSSLQYLSPTTSQVIGQLSPVGMMVASVLILKEQMRINQVIGAVMLICGLMLFFNTSLHEIFTRLTDYTLGVVLGVCAAVVWVSYGVAQKVLLRRMASQQILLLLYTLCAIALFPLAKPAVIFQLNGWQFACLLFCGVNTLVGYGALAEAMARWQAAQVSALVTLTPLFTLFFSILLALAWPDMFAAPSLNFVGYVGAFVVVAGAMFSAIGHRWWPRRTAINPVAAQK, from the coding sequence ATGGATACGAAGCAGCAGGCTGGTTTAGGTATTTTTTTGGCACTGACCACTGCCGTATTCTGGGGTGCCTTGCCGATTGCAATGAAGCAAGTGCTCGAGGTCATGGAGCCTTATACCATTGTTTGGTATCGTTTTATGATGGCGGCTATCGGCTTGGGGATTATTCTGGCTTCACGCCGTCAGTTGCCCTCGCTTAAACTTTTTCGCCAACGTCGCTGGCTGGTATTACTGATTATTGCGACCTGTGGCTTGCTGGGGAATTTCATCTTCTTCAGTTCATCATTACAATATCTCAGCCCGACCACATCTCAGGTCATCGGGCAACTTTCACCCGTCGGGATGATGGTTGCCAGTGTGCTGATTTTAAAAGAGCAGATGCGCATCAACCAAGTTATTGGTGCGGTTATGCTGATTTGTGGCCTGATGTTATTTTTTAACACCAGTTTGCATGAAATTTTTACCCGTTTGACTGATTACACTCTTGGCGTGGTATTGGGAGTTTGTGCAGCGGTTGTCTGGGTGAGTTATGGTGTTGCCCAGAAGGTGCTATTAAGGCGTATGGCATCGCAACAAATCTTATTATTGTTGTACACTTTATGTGCAATTGCATTATTCCCATTAGCAAAGCCAGCCGTTATTTTTCAGCTAAATGGGTGGCAGTTTGCCTGTTTACTATTTTGTGGGGTTAATACCCTGGTTGGTTATGGTGCTTTGGCTGAGGCCATGGCGCGCTGGCAGGCAGCGCAGGTAAGTGCGCTCGTCACATTGACGCCGCTATTTACCTTGTTTTTTTCAATTTTATTGGCGCTGGCCTGGCCAGATATGTTCGCCGCACCATCTCTCAACTTTGTGGGATATGTAGGCGCATTCGTGGTGGTGGCAGGTGCAATGTTTTCCGCAATTGGGCACCGTTGGTGGCCACGTCGGACAGCGATAAACCCGGTTGCTGCGCAAAAATAG